From the Shewanella amazonensis SB2B genome, one window contains:
- the ilvM gene encoding acetolactate synthase 2 small subunit, with protein sequence MNHNLEVTMAQRPEVVERVLRVVRHRGFTLTNMNMRLTDESVYLSLSVSSERAIELLSNQLCKLVDVTGCHVMQPAMPQSASA encoded by the coding sequence ATGAACCATAATCTGGAAGTCACCATGGCACAGCGTCCCGAAGTGGTTGAGCGTGTGCTGAGGGTTGTTCGCCACAGGGGATTTACCCTGACCAACATGAATATGCGCCTCACTGATGAAAGCGTCTATCTGTCACTGTCGGTGTCCAGCGAGCGGGCGATTGAACTTTTGAGCAACCAGCTGTGTAAGCTGGTGGATGTGACCGGTTGCCATGTGATGCAGCCAGCCATGCCGCAGTCGGCCAGCGCCTGA
- the ilvG gene encoding acetolactate synthase 2 catalytic subunit: MEGQTMRGADAVIKVLAAHGVNTVFGYPGGAIMPIYDALYGSEVEHTLCRHEQGAGFAAVGYARASGKTGVCFATSGPGATNLITALADALLDSVPVVAITGQVSTSVIGTDAFQEIDVLGMSLSCTKHSFMVQTVDELVPTLYRAFELAASGRPGPVLVDIPKDIQIAKLEYRAPLLAVADEPKVQDADIDAARALIAAAKKPMLYVGGGVGMAGAVEPLRHFIKATYMPSVATLKGLGAIPHGTPGYLGMLGMHGGKAANLAVQECDLLMVVGARFDDRVTGRLASFAPNAKVLHLDIDAAELGKLRQPDVAIAAELRVVLPMLEMQLDIDPWRAEVEALAAEHRWDYNHPGSLIYAPAMLRRLANKLPEDSVVSCDVGQHQMWVAQHMHFRRPEDHLSSAGLGTMGFGLPAAIGAQMARPDATVVAVSGDGSFMMNVQELTTIKRRKLPVKILLIDNQRLGMVKQWQQLFFEERYSETNLSDNPDFVALASAFDIPGRTIFAAEEVEEALTEMLTSKGPYLLHVAIDDAFNVWPLVPPGASNSDMMEEMERST; the protein is encoded by the coding sequence ATGGAAGGACAGACGATGAGAGGGGCTGACGCAGTCATCAAGGTATTGGCCGCCCATGGGGTGAACACGGTATTCGGTTATCCCGGTGGCGCCATCATGCCCATCTACGACGCGCTTTACGGCAGTGAAGTCGAGCACACCCTGTGCCGCCACGAACAGGGTGCCGGCTTTGCTGCCGTGGGCTATGCCCGTGCCAGTGGCAAAACCGGCGTCTGCTTCGCCACCTCTGGCCCCGGCGCCACCAACCTCATCACCGCCCTTGCCGATGCTCTGCTGGATTCAGTGCCCGTGGTGGCCATCACGGGCCAGGTGTCCACCTCGGTTATCGGCACCGATGCCTTTCAGGAAATCGATGTACTTGGTATGAGCCTGTCCTGCACCAAGCACAGCTTTATGGTGCAAACAGTCGATGAGCTGGTCCCCACGCTGTATCGGGCCTTTGAGCTGGCGGCCTCCGGCCGACCCGGGCCTGTGCTGGTTGACATCCCCAAAGATATTCAAATAGCCAAACTCGAATACAGAGCGCCGCTGTTGGCCGTTGCAGATGAACCCAAAGTTCAGGACGCCGACATCGATGCCGCCCGCGCCCTGATAGCGGCCGCCAAAAAGCCCATGTTGTACGTAGGCGGTGGTGTGGGTATGGCCGGCGCTGTCGAGCCGCTGCGCCATTTTATCAAGGCCACCTATATGCCGTCCGTGGCTACCCTCAAGGGCCTTGGTGCTATCCCCCATGGCACACCTGGCTACCTGGGCATGCTGGGGATGCACGGCGGCAAGGCCGCTAACCTTGCGGTGCAGGAATGTGATTTGCTGATGGTGGTTGGCGCCCGTTTCGATGACCGCGTTACCGGCCGTTTGGCCTCATTTGCGCCCAATGCAAAAGTGCTGCATCTGGATATAGATGCCGCCGAGCTTGGCAAGCTGCGTCAGCCCGATGTGGCCATTGCCGCCGAGCTGCGTGTGGTGTTGCCAATGCTTGAGATGCAGCTTGATATAGACCCTTGGCGCGCTGAGGTCGAAGCGCTCGCCGCCGAACACCGCTGGGATTACAACCACCCCGGCAGCCTCATCTACGCCCCTGCCATGCTGCGCCGTTTGGCCAACAAGTTGCCCGAGGACAGCGTAGTGAGCTGCGATGTGGGCCAGCACCAGATGTGGGTTGCTCAGCATATGCACTTCCGCCGCCCTGAAGATCATTTGTCCAGTGCAGGTCTTGGCACCATGGGTTTTGGCTTGCCAGCTGCCATAGGCGCTCAGATGGCGCGCCCCGATGCCACCGTGGTGGCTGTGTCAGGCGATGGCTCTTTCATGATGAATGTGCAGGAACTGACTACCATCAAACGCCGCAAGCTGCCGGTGAAAATCCTGCTTATCGACAACCAGCGTTTGGGCATGGTGAAGCAGTGGCAACAGCTGTTTTTTGAAGAGCGTTACAGCGAAACCAACCTGTCAGACAACCCGGATTTTGTTGCGCTGGCGTCGGCCTTTGATATCCCCGGGCGCACCATTTTTGCCGCCGAAGAAGTGGAAGAAGCCCTGACCGAAATGCTCACCAGTAAGGGGCCTTACCTCTTGCACGTGGCCATAGATGATGCCTTTAACGTTTGGCCCCTGGTTCCGCCGGGTGCCTCCAACAGCGATATGATGGAAGAAATGGAGAGAAGCACATGA
- the ilvC gene encoding ketol-acid reductoisomerase has product MANYFNSLNLRQQLAQLSQCRFMDRSEFENGCDYIKGWNIVILGCGAQGLNQGLNMRDSGLNISYALRAEAIAEKRASWKKATDNGFTVGTFEELIPQADLVLNLTPDKQHSNVVNTVMPLMKQGATLSYSHGFNIVEEGMQVRPDITVIMVAPKCPGTEVREEYKRGFGVPTLIAVHPENDPRGDGLEIAKAYASATGGDRAGVLHSSFIAEVKSDLMGEQTILCGMLQTSAILGYEKMVADGVEPGYAAKLIQQGLETITEALKQGGITNMMDRLSNPAKIKAFDMAEELKGILAPLFEKHMDDIISGEFSRTMMADWANDDANLLRWRAETNETAFENAPSSNEHIDEQTYFDKGIFLVAMIKAGVELAFDTMVDAGIIEESAYYESLHETPLIANTIARKRLYEMNVVISDTAEYGCYLFNHAAVPLLRDYVKSMSAEYLGGGLKDSSNAVDNVRLIEVNQAIRNTAVEFIGEELRGYMKDMKRISAAQ; this is encoded by the coding sequence ATGGCTAACTACTTTAACTCATTGAATTTACGGCAGCAGCTGGCGCAGTTGAGTCAGTGTCGTTTTATGGATCGCAGCGAGTTTGAAAATGGCTGTGACTACATCAAGGGCTGGAATATCGTTATCCTCGGCTGTGGCGCCCAAGGCCTGAACCAGGGTCTGAACATGCGCGACTCCGGCCTGAATATCTCCTATGCCCTGCGCGCTGAGGCTATTGCTGAAAAGCGTGCTTCCTGGAAGAAGGCCACCGACAACGGTTTTACCGTAGGTACCTTTGAAGAGCTGATCCCACAGGCGGATCTGGTACTGAACCTGACGCCGGACAAGCAGCACTCCAACGTGGTTAACACCGTAATGCCGCTGATGAAGCAGGGCGCGACCCTGTCATACTCCCACGGTTTCAACATAGTTGAAGAAGGCATGCAGGTTCGCCCCGATATCACCGTCATCATGGTGGCGCCCAAGTGCCCTGGCACCGAAGTGCGTGAAGAATACAAGCGCGGTTTCGGTGTACCAACCCTGATTGCGGTTCACCCAGAGAACGATCCACGCGGTGATGGCCTAGAGATTGCCAAGGCCTATGCCAGTGCCACCGGCGGCGACCGTGCCGGTGTACTACACTCTTCGTTTATCGCCGAAGTAAAATCGGATCTGATGGGCGAGCAGACCATCCTGTGTGGCATGTTGCAAACCTCAGCCATCCTCGGCTACGAGAAAATGGTGGCCGACGGTGTTGAGCCTGGCTATGCCGCCAAGCTTATCCAGCAGGGGCTGGAGACCATCACCGAAGCGCTCAAGCAGGGCGGCATTACCAATATGATGGATCGCCTGTCCAACCCAGCCAAGATTAAAGCCTTTGATATGGCTGAAGAATTGAAAGGCATTCTGGCACCTCTGTTCGAGAAGCACATGGATGACATCATCAGCGGCGAATTCTCCCGCACCATGATGGCAGACTGGGCCAACGACGATGCCAATCTGCTGCGCTGGCGCGCCGAAACCAACGAGACTGCCTTTGAGAATGCGCCAAGCAGCAATGAGCACATCGACGAACAGACTTACTTCGACAAGGGCATCTTCCTGGTTGCCATGATCAAGGCCGGTGTTGAGCTGGCATTCGATACCATGGTTGACGCCGGAATCATCGAAGAATCAGCCTATTATGAGTCGCTGCACGAAACACCGCTTATCGCCAACACCATCGCCCGTAAGCGTCTGTACGAGATGAATGTGGTGATTTCAGATACCGCCGAATATGGCTGCTATCTGTTCAACCATGCCGCCGTACCTCTGCTGCGCGACTATGTGAAATCCATGTCGGCCGAGTATTTGGGTGGTGGGCTGAAAGACAGCAGCAACGCCGTGGATAACGTGCGTTTGATTGAAGTGAATCAAGCCATCCGCAACACCGCCGTTGAGTTTATCGGCGAAGAGCTGCGTGGCTACATGAAAGACATGAAGCGCATCAGCGCTGCCCAGTAA
- the ilvY gene encoding HTH-type transcriptional activator IlvY, with product MDIREIKLFLNLCDTLQFARTAEQMHVSPSTLSRAMQRLEEEAGTRLFERDNRSVSLTSAGVEFRRFAQDMMNSWEQLVSRIDPNQLQLKGRLNLYCSVTAAYSHLPKLLDRFRREHPLVEIVLNTGDAANAVGEVQQNRADIAIAALPEPFPDNLHFSPIETIPLSIIAPQVACRARELLGEETVPWDKLPFIIPEHGPGRRRADAWFKAMGINANIYAKVSGHEAIISMVALGCGVSITPEVVIQHSPVRDRIALIPSPVAIAPFELGCCCKTKRRDDPLIAAFLACIDY from the coding sequence ATGGATATTCGTGAAATAAAGCTGTTTTTAAACCTGTGTGACACCCTGCAGTTTGCCCGCACGGCGGAGCAGATGCATGTGAGCCCATCCACCTTAAGCCGTGCCATGCAACGACTGGAAGAAGAAGCCGGTACCCGACTGTTTGAGCGCGACAATCGCAGCGTGAGTCTGACCTCGGCCGGCGTGGAATTTCGCCGATTTGCGCAGGATATGATGAATAGCTGGGAGCAGCTGGTAAGCCGAATCGACCCCAATCAATTGCAACTAAAAGGCAGGCTGAATCTCTATTGCTCGGTCACTGCAGCTTACAGTCACCTCCCCAAGCTGCTGGACAGATTTCGCCGCGAGCACCCCCTGGTAGAAATCGTGCTCAATACCGGTGATGCTGCCAACGCGGTGGGGGAGGTTCAACAAAACCGCGCCGACATCGCCATTGCCGCCTTGCCAGAGCCTTTTCCCGATAACCTGCATTTTTCGCCGATTGAAACCATTCCCCTGAGTATCATTGCACCCCAGGTGGCGTGCCGCGCGCGGGAGCTGCTCGGTGAAGAGACCGTTCCCTGGGACAAGCTGCCCTTTATCATTCCGGAGCACGGTCCCGGAAGACGCCGCGCCGATGCCTGGTTCAAAGCCATGGGGATCAATGCCAACATATACGCCAAGGTGTCGGGACACGAGGCCATTATCTCCATGGTGGCACTGGGCTGCGGCGTGAGTATCACCCCTGAAGTGGTGATTCAGCACAGTCCGGTGCGCGATCGCATTGCGCTTATTCCAAGCCCGGTGGCCATTGCACCCTTTGAGCTGGGATGTTGTTGCAAGACCAAACGCAGGGACGACCCGCTGATTGCTGCCTTTCTCGCGTGCATTGACTATTAA
- a CDS encoding hemolysin family protein: MSFFENSLIILMLIGISCFFSMSEIALAASRKIRLRQLADEGNERARKVLELQAHPGSFFTVVQIGLNAVAIMGGIVGESAFTPHIMALLDGIVPAKWLGQFSFILSFMLVTSLFILLADLMPKRIAMAMPERVAVSLVGAMGLCITVLRPLVWVFNGLANGLFRMLRIPTERNDAITEDDIYAVMDAGAEAGVIDKGEQQMMENVFEMQSVPVTSAMTPRESLVFFLQSDTEEDIKRKIAADPHSQFLLCDGQLDAIKGYVDSKDLLIKVISGQALNLKDPSLVQTCPIIPDTLSLSEALDYFRNNRVDFAVVLNEYALVLGVVTFNDLQSAVMGTWSLAEGEEQIVARDPSSWLVDGVTPITDVMRAFGIDSFPQSQNYETIAGFIMFMLRKIPRRTDFVVYAGYKFEVVDIDSYKVDQLLVTKVELPPGAEDQ, translated from the coding sequence ATGAGTTTCTTCGAAAATAGTTTGATTATTCTGATGCTTATCGGCATCAGTTGTTTTTTTTCCATGTCGGAAATCGCCCTGGCGGCCTCCCGTAAAATTCGGCTGCGACAGTTGGCCGATGAAGGCAATGAGCGGGCCCGAAAAGTACTTGAGCTGCAGGCTCATCCCGGCAGCTTCTTTACCGTGGTGCAAATAGGCCTCAATGCGGTGGCCATCATGGGCGGTATCGTGGGGGAGTCGGCTTTTACCCCCCATATCATGGCCTTGCTGGATGGTATAGTGCCAGCTAAGTGGCTGGGCCAGTTCAGTTTTATCTTGTCTTTTATGCTGGTGACCAGCCTGTTTATTTTGCTGGCAGATCTAATGCCAAAGCGTATCGCCATGGCTATGCCAGAGCGTGTTGCTGTGTCATTGGTGGGGGCCATGGGCCTGTGCATTACCGTGCTGCGCCCCCTGGTGTGGGTGTTCAATGGCCTCGCCAATGGTTTGTTCCGTATGCTGCGGATCCCCACAGAGCGTAACGATGCCATCACAGAGGATGACATTTACGCGGTGATGGATGCCGGTGCTGAAGCCGGTGTTATCGACAAGGGCGAACAGCAGATGATGGAGAACGTGTTTGAAATGCAAAGCGTTCCTGTGACCTCAGCCATGACACCAAGGGAAAGCCTGGTGTTCTTTCTGCAAAGCGACACCGAAGAAGACATCAAGCGTAAAATCGCCGCCGACCCCCACAGCCAGTTTCTGCTCTGTGATGGCCAGCTGGATGCCATCAAGGGCTATGTGGACTCCAAGGATTTGCTTATCAAGGTGATAAGCGGTCAGGCATTAAACCTGAAAGACCCATCACTGGTACAAACCTGCCCCATTATCCCGGATACCCTGAGCCTGTCTGAGGCGCTGGATTACTTCCGTAACAACAGGGTCGACTTTGCAGTTGTGCTCAATGAGTATGCGTTGGTGCTGGGGGTGGTGACCTTTAACGATCTGCAAAGCGCTGTGATGGGGACCTGGTCGCTGGCCGAAGGTGAAGAACAAATTGTGGCCCGGGATCCTTCGTCCTGGCTGGTGGATGGGGTAACGCCTATTACCGATGTGATGCGTGCCTTTGGCATCGACAGTTTTCCCCAGAGCCAGAACTATGAAACCATCGCAGGTTTCATTATGTTTATGCTGCGTAAAATCCCCCGCCGTACCGACTTTGTGGTCTATGCCGGTTACAAATTTGAAGTGGTCGATATCGACTCATACAAGGTGGATCAGCTGCTGGTGACCAAGGTGGAGTTGCCACCCGGTGCTGAGGATCAGTAA
- a CDS encoding substrate-binding periplasmic protein — protein MFKLLYTLVFCSFATLFSTTANAQNESPLVFCVESTEFPPFNYFVRDGKQKTETLAGYDIEVLKHVFEDIPYEVIALPWRRCLMSLTTGAVDAVMSASMNDQRRRDYISSAPYYYLTPGYFFLKQNTDAPREVAAAEELWQYGALCGLGGHNYANFGLAADKDVMRMASYEQLAETLKMGRCRFYLDRLELVAPKMALMDTPPLPALEKGLINGAAAEPFYVLISRKSPNSENLKLLFDERIALLRASGKLAQILEQANKQLEPATR, from the coding sequence ATGTTTAAGCTATTATATACGCTCGTGTTTTGCAGCTTTGCGACCCTGTTCTCGACCACTGCCAATGCCCAGAACGAGTCCCCCTTGGTGTTTTGTGTCGAATCCACCGAGTTTCCGCCCTTCAACTACTTTGTCCGGGACGGAAAACAAAAGACAGAGACCCTTGCCGGTTACGACATCGAGGTGCTCAAACACGTATTTGAAGATATTCCCTATGAAGTGATAGCCCTACCCTGGCGGCGCTGCCTGATGTCACTGACTACAGGGGCCGTGGACGCCGTCATGAGTGCCTCAATGAATGATCAACGCCGCAGGGATTATATCTCATCCGCTCCCTATTATTATCTGACACCGGGGTATTTTTTTCTGAAACAAAACACTGATGCTCCCCGGGAAGTTGCGGCCGCCGAAGAACTCTGGCAATACGGTGCCCTCTGTGGTCTTGGAGGCCATAACTACGCCAACTTTGGACTGGCGGCCGACAAGGATGTGATGCGAATGGCCAGCTACGAACAGCTGGCGGAGACCCTGAAAATGGGCCGCTGCCGTTTTTATTTGGACCGGCTGGAACTGGTCGCGCCCAAGATGGCCTTGATGGACACCCCGCCCTTGCCAGCCTTGGAGAAAGGCCTGATTAACGGCGCCGCCGCTGAGCCTTTCTATGTGCTGATTTCCCGCAAAAGTCCAAACAGCGAAAATCTGAAACTTCTTTTTGATGAGCGTATTGCGCTGCTCAGAGCATCCGGAAAGCTCGCACAAATCCTGGAACAGGCAAACAAGCAATTGGAACCGGCCACCCGCTAG
- a CDS encoding sensor domain-containing diguanylate cyclase — protein MSSRVHSISSKVTGMIIGVSTLLALVTMLIQFVWNYLGAVDNAKAEIRGYSELILPSIAQALWDADRPLLNDLVSAVSRLPAVSFVELSSLDGFTVRSDNAANSAQTNPNARIEMPVLFEQQPIATLRVVLSNSEIYRMLWQQMVFLVLGNGIKTLVMAFVILSLLKHLVIGRLARLSAFANTVSLANGERINKPFWPANEQDEIGSVGRALEAMYHRLRSDLALIRMQQRQLARRGRALSHTVAAQDSQLNWLANANSLLAKVSLQFLAATSADASKELNHFTRELGALLGVERVSVLEFVKGKATYRSFWSSNESDAPASELVIDNLPLLKQKFGHSHTLVIEDVESLKDSSSQEYRYMKQLGIVSVAGFAIADGDTLLGVLLVANHRLPLNWSPEKTHILTQFASALNELWLRERHENRMFELQQELMRANMHLAREAVTDPLTGLTNRRPFTERLSMQLEQGGILLMADVDFFKGYNDTYGHVAGDDVLKKLAMELQALLSDSALLARIGGEEFALIAPVMSEAELEALCDRLLTHVRNLAIEHRGSHFGIVTLSLGAINLENSSNVRDALSQADASLYLAKQQGRNLAVINGHVSPAARQMSSS, from the coding sequence TTGAGCTCCAGAGTACATTCCATCAGCAGCAAGGTGACAGGTATGATCATTGGCGTCAGCACCCTGTTGGCGCTCGTCACCATGCTTATCCAGTTTGTGTGGAACTATCTGGGCGCGGTGGACAACGCCAAGGCCGAAATTCGTGGTTACAGCGAGCTGATATTGCCGTCTATCGCCCAGGCGTTGTGGGATGCCGACAGGCCACTGCTGAATGATCTGGTTTCGGCTGTGTCGCGTTTGCCCGCTGTCAGCTTTGTTGAATTGTCCAGCCTCGATGGTTTCACTGTGCGTTCGGATAATGCGGCCAATTCGGCGCAGACCAATCCCAACGCCCGGATTGAAATGCCTGTGCTGTTTGAACAGCAGCCAATTGCCACACTGCGGGTGGTTCTCAGCAACAGCGAAATCTATCGGATGCTGTGGCAGCAGATGGTGTTTCTGGTGCTGGGAAACGGTATTAAAACCCTGGTCATGGCATTCGTTATTCTATCGCTGCTCAAACATTTGGTGATTGGGCGTCTTGCCCGTTTATCGGCCTTTGCCAATACCGTGAGTTTGGCCAATGGTGAACGTATCAATAAGCCCTTTTGGCCCGCCAATGAACAGGATGAAATAGGCTCGGTGGGCCGGGCACTTGAGGCCATGTACCACAGACTCAGATCAGATTTGGCGCTTATCCGCATGCAACAGCGCCAGTTGGCAAGAAGAGGCAGGGCACTGAGCCATACCGTGGCGGCACAGGACTCACAGCTGAACTGGCTTGCCAATGCCAACAGTCTGCTGGCCAAGGTGAGTCTGCAGTTTCTGGCAGCCACCAGTGCGGATGCCAGCAAAGAGCTGAATCATTTCACCCGTGAGCTTGGTGCATTGTTGGGGGTTGAGCGGGTCAGTGTGCTCGAGTTTGTGAAGGGTAAGGCAACCTATCGCAGCTTTTGGTCATCGAATGAATCTGATGCGCCAGCCAGTGAGTTGGTGATTGATAACCTGCCACTTTTAAAACAAAAGTTTGGCCACAGTCATACGCTGGTCATTGAGGATGTCGAAAGCCTGAAGGATTCGTCATCGCAGGAATACCGTTATATGAAGCAACTGGGGATTGTGTCGGTTGCCGGGTTTGCCATTGCAGATGGTGACACCCTGTTGGGGGTGCTGTTGGTGGCCAACCACCGCTTGCCTCTGAATTGGAGTCCGGAAAAAACGCACATACTGACCCAGTTTGCCTCGGCATTGAATGAGTTGTGGCTTAGAGAGCGGCACGAAAACCGAATGTTTGAGCTGCAACAGGAACTGATGCGCGCCAACATGCACCTTGCCAGAGAGGCAGTGACAGATCCCCTGACAGGCCTGACTAATCGTCGTCCCTTCACCGAACGCTTATCGATGCAGCTTGAACAGGGGGGCATACTCCTGATGGCAGATGTGGACTTTTTCAAAGGCTACAACGATACCTATGGCCACGTGGCCGGGGACGATGTGTTGAAAAAGTTGGCAATGGAACTTCAAGCTTTGTTGTCAGACAGCGCCCTGCTGGCGCGTATTGGGGGAGAGGAGTTTGCCCTGATAGCTCCCGTGATGAGCGAAGCCGAACTTGAGGCATTATGCGACAGGCTGCTCACCCATGTCCGCAATCTGGCCATAGAGCACAGGGGATCGCATTTCGGCATAGTGACCCTGAGTTTGGGCGCGATAAACCTGGAGAATAGCAGCAATGTGCGCGATGCCCTGAGTCAGGCCGATGCCAGTCTCTATTTAGCCAAGCAACAGGGGCGTAATCTTGCGGTTATCAATGGTCATGTCAGCCCGGCGGCGAGACAGATGTCTTCTTCCTGA
- a CDS encoding ABC transporter substrate-binding protein translates to MRLLFILGFWLIFSPAYAKTPVLFLNPGYSSESFWGDVDSLLEASAARLDMQVETLHSNRNHFDMIRQASEVAGRAKLPAFVLMVNEKHGGLRMLEAFYLKPVYIQFILNDISIEERQNLLKDPHWRTYLLPAVIPDNQDVGNLTAMALVKKLGEQPAQLVLISGDKTTPASVERTQGALAVFQAQSDVTVEQTVYGQWQEDKAYQQAQVLLQRYPAIKAVWTANDHMAFGVIRALKEKQLTPGKDVLLSTINTSPQVLALRRAGEINALGGGHFLAAGIALANIRQFKDTGEYPQVHISLFRLLEPDTPLFDALEKRDWAGLLDQVLDPTRIPGSL, encoded by the coding sequence ATGCGGCTGTTGTTTATCTTGGGGTTCTGGCTGATTTTTTCCCCTGCTTATGCAAAAACGCCAGTGTTGTTTCTGAATCCGGGATACAGCAGCGAAAGTTTTTGGGGCGATGTGGATAGCTTGCTTGAGGCAAGCGCCGCCCGCTTGGACATGCAAGTCGAGACCCTGCACTCAAACCGTAATCACTTCGATATGATACGCCAGGCCTCGGAAGTGGCCGGTCGCGCCAAGCTGCCTGCATTCGTGCTGATGGTCAACGAAAAGCACGGCGGTCTTCGGATGCTGGAAGCTTTTTACCTCAAACCCGTTTATATCCAATTCATCCTCAATGACATCAGTATCGAAGAGCGTCAAAACCTGCTTAAGGATCCCCATTGGCGCACCTACTTGCTGCCGGCGGTCATCCCGGACAATCAGGATGTAGGCAACCTGACAGCGATGGCCCTGGTGAAAAAACTGGGCGAGCAGCCTGCCCAGTTGGTGCTGATTTCCGGCGATAAAACCACCCCCGCCTCAGTGGAGCGAACCCAGGGGGCCCTGGCCGTGTTTCAGGCACAGTCGGATGTCACTGTGGAGCAAACCGTCTATGGGCAGTGGCAGGAAGATAAGGCCTATCAGCAGGCTCAGGTGCTCCTTCAGCGCTATCCCGCAATAAAAGCGGTATGGACCGCCAACGATCATATGGCCTTTGGAGTCATTCGGGCGCTGAAAGAAAAGCAGCTTACGCCGGGGAAAGATGTGTTGCTGTCCACCATAAATACCTCACCACAGGTGCTGGCTCTCAGACGAGCCGGGGAAATAAATGCCCTGGGCGGAGGGCACTTTCTGGCCGCAGGCATTGCGCTGGCAAATATTCGTCAGTTCAAGGATACCGGCGAGTACCCACAGGTGCATATATCACTGTTTCGGTTGTTAGAGCCCGACACGCCGCTGTTTGATGCACTGGAAAAGCGGGACTGGGCCGGGCTTTTGGATCAGGTGCTTGACCCCACAAGGATACCCGGAAGTCTGTAA
- a CDS encoding YifB family Mg chelatase-like AAA ATPase, which produces MAIACVATRASLGVEAPAVTVEVHLANGLPAFNLVGLPEASVKEARERVRSALVNAGFEFPMRRITVNLAPADLPKQGGRYDLPIAIGILAASGQIPLTSLKDREFVGELALSGDIRHCPGLLPVIVAARRDGRELILPLANRADAELVDYPAIRLCSQLVHLVAFLHGQQSLPGLEQGAEWLDDTQANVLCLSDVVGQYQAKQALEIAAAGSHNLLMLGLPGCGKTMLASRIMGLLPPLGYDEALEVAALHSVAGLNIKPGEFHRRPFRSPHHTCSAISLVGGGSVPKPGEISLAHRGVLFLDELAEFPRKVLDCLREPMETGEVVISRAAAKLTFASRFQLIAAMNPSPCGSMGPGSRSSPDQINRYLGRLSGPFLDRFDLSIEVPPLPPGTLTQEGNNGETSQSVAQRVHRARERQLARAGVLNAELSGKALKNAGFSSADLSFLEQSVNRLGLSVRSFHRLQRVARTIADLENSHMVERRHIAQALGYRAMDRLLANLGQQLGR; this is translated from the coding sequence ATGGCCATTGCCTGTGTCGCCACCCGAGCAAGCCTGGGGGTTGAAGCCCCGGCGGTTACCGTTGAAGTGCATCTGGCCAATGGCCTGCCCGCCTTTAATCTGGTTGGCCTGCCCGAGGCCTCTGTCAAAGAGGCCAGAGAACGGGTACGCAGCGCCCTGGTGAACGCCGGGTTCGAGTTCCCCATGCGCCGTATCACAGTGAATCTCGCCCCTGCCGATCTGCCCAAGCAGGGAGGCCGTTACGATCTTCCCATCGCCATCGGCATTCTCGCCGCCTCCGGTCAAATCCCCCTCACCAGCCTGAAAGACCGCGAATTCGTTGGCGAGCTGGCCCTGTCCGGTGATATTCGCCATTGCCCGGGCCTGTTGCCCGTTATTGTGGCGGCTCGCCGCGATGGACGCGAACTCATATTACCGCTGGCGAACCGCGCCGATGCTGAACTGGTGGATTATCCCGCCATTCGCCTGTGCAGCCAGTTGGTGCATCTGGTGGCCTTCCTTCACGGCCAGCAGTCCCTGCCGGGGCTGGAGCAAGGCGCAGAATGGCTCGATGATACACAGGCCAATGTGCTATGCCTGAGTGACGTTGTAGGTCAGTATCAAGCCAAGCAGGCATTGGAAATCGCCGCAGCAGGCTCGCACAATCTCTTGATGCTCGGTTTGCCCGGCTGCGGTAAAACCATGCTCGCAAGCCGCATCATGGGGCTGCTCCCACCACTTGGCTATGATGAAGCCCTCGAAGTTGCTGCACTGCACTCAGTGGCAGGTCTCAATATCAAACCCGGTGAGTTCCATCGCCGCCCTTTCAGGTCGCCACACCACACCTGCTCAGCCATTTCCCTGGTTGGGGGTGGCAGTGTGCCCAAGCCCGGCGAAATCTCACTCGCCCACCGGGGCGTGTTATTTCTCGATGAGCTGGCAGAATTCCCCCGCAAGGTGCTCGACTGTTTGCGCGAACCCATGGAAACCGGCGAAGTGGTGATTTCCCGGGCTGCCGCAAAGCTTACTTTCGCCAGCCGATTTCAATTAATTGCCGCCATGAATCCCAGCCCCTGCGGCAGCATGGGACCAGGCAGCCGCTCAAGCCCTGATCAGATAAACCGCTACCTCGGCAGGCTATCCGGCCCTTTTCTTGACCGCTTCGATTTGTCCATCGAGGTGCCCCCTCTGCCACCGGGCACCCTGACTCAGGAAGGCAATAATGGTGAAACCAGCCAAAGCGTCGCCCAGCGTGTTCACCGCGCCAGGGAAAGGCAGCTTGCCCGGGCGGGAGTGCTGAATGCCGAACTCTCGGGCAAGGCACTGAAAAACGCTGGGTTTAGCAGCGCAGATCTCAGCTTTCTTGAACAGAGTGTCAATCGCCTCGGGCTGTCGGTGCGCAGCTTTCATCGCCTGCAGCGGGTCGCCCGCACTATCGCAGATTTGGAAAACAGCCACATGGTAGAGAGGCGCCATATCGCACAGGCGCTGGGTTACAGGGCCATGGACAGGCTACTTGCCAATCTTGGGCAGCAACTTGGGCGCTGA